From the Synchiropus splendidus isolate RoL2022-P1 chromosome 3, RoL_Sspl_1.0, whole genome shotgun sequence genome, the window TTTTTCCATGGACTGCTGCATTCACATTAGTTCCTTTATTCCAGTAAAATTTCAGTTTTAAGAGCTGTAATATTGATCAGTCTTATTCATTTGAATTGGCTTTGTAGAAGGGTCAAATTGACCTGGTTTTGTTAGCATGTTGCTGTTCGTGACGAACTGGTTTCTGAGGTCTCGAAgttagtgggatatgaaaattgtAAGTTTAAACTTTCTCAAACAGGTCCTTCAAGTTTCAGTGTCATTAAGGTGACATTCCTTCTAGccaggaatgatttttttttcctcattgagaagataaaaatgtgttttaaggaGAGAGATGGGCTTGAGGGACTGATGTGATTcaataatgaatgaatcaccTGCTGAAGCTTTGATCATTAGCTGTATTGATTCCTCTCAGACAGCGAGTGCCTCAGCgagtgaaaaacagaaaacaaggcTAAGATCCGGTTCACTCCTTGAATTGAATGGAGAAGCAGGTGTCTTTAATCTTCTATTTAgcagtcaatgtttttttttgcaaaagaTCAAGTGAGAATAATTTGGGTCGATGGAGATATGAGGCATCTTGGAGATGAAACCTGAAACCTTCAACGCGTCTGCATCGTCAGATGACATATATTTTCTTTCCAAAGTTTTGCTATAATGTCTCTCACTGAAAtgaccattttcatttttcaccagcAGTTTTGTTGatctttatcatttaaaatagtAGTTTAAAAAATTGTAATACAAAGGTAAATAGTGACATCAACAACTGAATCCTAAAAAGAATAGTgaatttaaaattgtattttggtGTCACCATAATGAGTGACGCACTCTTTGGCACTTAAAGAGAAATTTGTGGTTTCTTTTGCTCAAAATTACTGGAAAATAAAACTACTAAATGCCTGTGACTCCAACAGAAGCGTCTTGGTTGTTCCACCGGAACAGAAATAGATCACACCGGCGTGATGTCACACAATGTACAGGGCCAGTATTACTCATGAAGCTCTCGCCGCATTGATCCGAGCTTGTCCATGTGGATGGTGTGATCTGATCCACAAACATGTTCAGGATGTGTGTGCCCACATGTGTCAGTGTTACATCACGGTGAGCGTGTATGGCTGTCCTCACATAGATCCTGGGAAATGAGGCTCCTACTGCATCTGTCATCTTAGCTGAGGTTGACAAATGGAGTTTTTAAAGACATTATAATGCAGTTACTAACtccacacaaaaatgaaaatattgatcaaataaatatttacatgcattgcttgtctatattttttaacaaattaagtcagaagaaattgaaacattttattgaatagaattttttaaatcattattaaagaaataatatttaatcttTCATCTTTTTTCCTGAGTCTTCTACTTAAATTGTATATGCTCATtcatgaacaaaaatgtttttcgaCAGGTGACTAAATACGAGACTTTTTTAGTTTGAAACTTTTCAATTGAAAAATTCTGATTTATGCCATTGTAACACACTGCATCACAATTTCAGATGATGCGAAGACGGTATATTAGGCAAAATGACTTCCTCCTGAATGAATGCTAAAAGCTTGTATgggactgaaataaaataatcaccATGCTAAAATAAGATGTTTGTTCTTCTTCAAGTGAAACAAACCTTCTCACATGTGATGCCATTTTTAACAGGGTTCCACCGAGGCTCAGCTGGAAGCCAACCAGGTTTTATTTCATGTCctagatgataaaaaaaaactttcttcttAACAAGCGCAAATGCTTGTTTGTAGATTATGCAGTTTGCAACAACTGTGCCATTAAGATACTACTTTATATATTAATAGTGAAGCAGAGGAatataaaaaacacacagaaggaggaagagaaaaacaaacaaacaaacatcggTTGATTTTAAAAGGAAAAGATAAAACAACAGAATAGGGATGTCAACGCTGAACTCATCCATGAAGGCCAACGGCACTCACCTCCACCAGGACACTCTGATGGTACTgttgaaatgaattcatttgttccttgtcccatttcacctATTTCCTGatcatttcatccatccataaCCTTAGAAGCtaatttgaacacagacaaaccaaccaaccaacacCAACTAAAAAGATACCCACCCTGTCGGAGATAACCAAAGCAACTTCAAGGATCAACTAGTAGAATTTCAGAACGTATATTCAACTCTTTAGTTACATGGTGGACAGTAGATGCTGGTTCTCACGCCTCTCACCTGGTGAATTAGAGAGGAAAGCAACTCAAGTCTCTGCTGTTGCTCCATGTCTATGTGTTGCTCCTGACACgcacagagagacaaacaggCAGCAGTGAagcacagagaagaagaggaagcacagGATGAGAGACAGACCGAGCTTACAGACACACGAGACACCCCACGCCTGCCGTGGTCTTCTCACCTGGTTATCAGCTAGCACCCCCTCCTGGGAAGAAGGAGTAACTGCAGCCGAACTGGTCCCGGACCCGCTGAACTCTGCTTCAGTATCCATCGCTCTTCTGTGTTGTCTCTTACTTTGTCTCTTCCCCGGTCTTCTCTTAGGTTCCCAGTCTTCTACTTTTTCTTCACATCTGTCTGACAGAGGTTCTTCATCCAGGGATGGACTCTTCATTCCTCTCTCACTAAATTCCAGCACAAATCCACTTTCTTCTGTGTTCGCACTTTCTTCATTGCCTTCATGACAGTTGTCATTGACCATGCACTcaacgttttgtttttcactttctttcgCCATCTGGTTCTCCTGGTTTGTCTTACTTTCTTTCTCCAGCGGCTTGTCTgcagaggactttgtttcgtCGTCCTCGGAGCTACTGTCTCTGCTGTTGGCACAAACGACCAGCCTGTTAAGTCTGCAGCGCAGTTCCTCCTCCAGCGGGTGACTGGGGTCGGACACGAGCACCAGGGTGCTGGGAGAGTTCTGCGACAATGGTGTGAGGGCGCATGGGAGCGAAGGGGGGCTTGGCACTGCAGGATTGGGGGCAATTGTGTCCAAATCTTCCGGCTCAGATCTCATGGCGTCACATTTGAAGGCCTCATGTCCAGAAGCTGTGACTGGCTTGGTGTCAGACTCCGCTTGCTCTTCACTGAAACTTCTCTTCAGCAGCTCATTCAGAAGAAAATCGCTGTTCTCCTTTAAaagaccaaaaagaaaaaagaaatgcatcgCAACATCTTTTAACACCtgaatacgttttttttttcccattattaCTAGTGATTAATCCCAGTAATCACTAGTAATAATGGATTTTGGCAGTTGTGAATAACAAAACATTACGGTTTGATATGAGTGAAACGATTCTTGGTTATTCATAATAGACACACAACACCACAACCACGACTATTATGACACTGTGCCCCATGGACAACAAGAATTCCAAAAATACTAAGACGGCTCATAATGGTTTTGGGCAAACGATACAAAGCCCTAGGAAGTGGATAATATTTCCCACTGGAATGCAATGTTTGCTCCGAGGCAGTGAGGAAATAAGGCTGCAAATATGCTCCATCAAATCTACAGTTTAAACCCTGTATTCCTCCCTTTCATTGCCTCCTCTGGGCCCCACAGAGCACAGTTTGCTTTGACAGGTTGTTGATTAAATGTCTCTAAATGCATGTCAGAGCTTTGTAATTGATTACCTATTTTTTTTAGTCATCATATCCACTAGAAACGCCACATTGTGGATCTAAATCAAGGGCCACCAATGTGGCTCACCAGGTAACCCACAGGCATTATATTTCCCTTCTTGCAGGGTTTCAGTTGATTCAAGGTTGCACACAGGTGGCTCGTGTAGACTACGTTctcagaaagagagagaaaaaccaCCTATGAAAGCAGTACTGAAGAAATCTCTCACGAAGCAGTGGTGGTTCTTGACAAATTTAACTGCAGTGGCCAAGGTCACGCCATGGTTCAATCACAGAGGAACATTGAAAAGCAAAATGGATATAACTGTAATTTTACGAATTTATTATTgcatcataataaataaataaaaataaatgaatatgaagATCAAAATAATGTAGTAAAGTGTGTACAAACTCTATGATGTTGTACCTGTTCAAAGTTGATCAAATTTCCTTCACAAATTACACAAATTACATTATCGAAACAGGTTTACTCCAAAACAATGCATTAAAATGAGTCCAAACGCAGTTACGTGACACTGATGATCTGTGACCTATGATGTTTCTGTTGACAGACCTTAGTTAAACGTTCATCAATTGAAATCCACAGTTACATGCGCACTGTTTTCGAATTAACTACCCAGTAGTTTGCTCTCGTGAATTACTCTCCACTCATCTGTAATATGAATGATGCCTCCACCGACAATGGAATCATCAATTGTCACAATTCCCATTTGTAATCCGAATCATGTGACAGGCTTTACCTGCGCTAACGGGTAGATTGACTGCGTAGGATTTCCAGGTTTGCTCTCCGTTGACGAGTCCCTCTTGCTGCGCCTGCGCCGCCGCGCTCGCCTCACTGGATCGTTCTGTTTTTCCTCCGCCTCACTGCTGTCTCCCATCACCTGAAACATGGAGGTCAGAAGTGATTGAAACCATCCTTACTACGCCAGGTACAATGTAAACATTAGCATTTAAGACACAATGTGGTGATTAAAACCATCGGGTTTTATAGTGTTTTATCTCGGGGAACCTCACAGTGAGTAGCTGAAGTTCAGAAGGATGTGTTGCATCAGAGATCAGGTTCACCTTGACATTGGTTTTACAGTGCAACAGACACGCCCCGTCTTGCTTGCGCCGCCTTTACAGGAGAGCTCCAGTTTCGCTTTCAAATGTGTTGAAGTTACAATAAATTTGCGGTTTACTTGAGTGTAGTGTGGATTATTCCCCACCAGATGTCTCTACAACTCCATCGAACCAGAGTTTGTCTCGAGGAAACTAGAAAAATAAATCGATCGTGACTATGAAAACTAGTCATTGAACTACGGAAAAAAGGTCTATTGTCCTGATGTCTTGATCCAAAAATGGTCTCTCTTCAAGTTTTTGATTTACATAACAGCTAGTCTGAAAAAATTGACCCTTttcaaaaagcattttttttcttacccTTGGGTTAAAATTGACGTCCAGAGCCTCCGAGAGCAGTGGATGAGGGGAGAAGTTCTTGTGCAGGTGTTGGCTGTAGGACGGGGTGTGATAAGGGTGCAGGTGAGTGTCCGACATTCCTTTTTTCCCCAGCAGGTGATGAGGAGGTTTACGAGGTTGTGCTGACAGCACGGATGATGCCTCGGAATCTGAATTCAATGTCTCTGTGTTGGTGTACTGGCCGGAGGAAGGAGAGGTCACAGGCAGGTGCTGCGTGTAAGTCCACTCTGGGTCATGCTGGGAATCGGTGTAATAGGTCTCGTCTGACAGCTTGCGTCTAAACTGTCGCAGTGCCGTGCCCCAGCTGCCTTCATCGTTCTCCTCAGAGTCGGAGCCCATCTCGTCGTAGGCAGAGACGACTCCGGATTCTTTCTCCAAAACACTGAACACCAGACTCTTCCTCTTGGTCAGCAGACTGGGCCGAGAGTGCTGGGAGCTGTGCAGAGCGATCCAGTTGCCGTCTGGACTTTGAAGGACAGATGATGCACCTTGAAGAAGACACAGGCAAGTTAAGTTCATACTGACACCTCACCTCAACTCAGCAAGAGTAGTTACTAGAGTTGTCCAGCCGGTCAACACTTTTCCAATTGGGCAGCGATGTGGCTTTGGCCTCCCTCTTCAGAGACGCATATTCCTGTAGTCCAACAGCTCCTTCGTCCTCGGGCCCTTTCTCTGGGGAGTCGTCACTTGTGAGGGAGAAGGCTGATCGAGAACGCTTTTTtaagcacaaaaacacagggACACAGTGATTCACACAATGATCACTACAAATCACGACTGTTGTCAGACCATTTGGTTTCATCAGGCTGGGACCTGCAACATTATTTGAGCATATAGGAGCAAGAATGAGGCTTAAACTCGTGTTAGCAAAGCACACTGAGGAAATACTTATTCCAAGTGAGGCGCTTGAGGCATCGTTCACAAGTGATGTCATGATGAATTCTCAGTTCAAAACCTCAGTCTGAACAGGcagcaaaatgtattttacagaCAGAGCCTAGTCAATCACACATCCTTTCACACGCaaaataacaaatacattttgattCATGTTGTCTTGCAATTCCCatctttggctgtgaaacacaaaTAAGTTTCTTTAATCGGTTCTGATGTGGCGACTCGTGaagattctcactgaaggcagCTTTGACATATGGGGTTATGTAGTAAACATGAAGTGTGACAttattcaaaacatgttttatattttagattcttcaacGTAGCCACCCTTTTCTTTGAGGACTTCTTTCTCACTCTTGCCATTCTGGCCATGAGCCTCATGAGGTGGTCACCTGAATTGGAGCTCAAGGCTTTGCAGCCAACAAAGCAAATGGCAGTTACTTTGAGTCATCTAAAATTCAAAGCATATCTAGAgttatttaaattatatttctttgctacataattACACATATACTGCTTCATATAGTTGATACCTGATGTGTCCATCTACAATGTAGAATGTggcaaaaataaaggaaaaaccAATGAATGATAAGGTGTGTTCAAACTTTTAGCCGATAGTGTATGTCTGGTTGAAATTTCAGGCCTATGAAAGATATTACAGTACAATATGCAACATCTGCACTTCACTATCCTGGCCAGCAGGGGATACTAAGAACATTATAAATGTCTGGTGGAACCCAAAAAGTATTCTCAAAGTCAAACTAAGTCAAACTAAGGCAGTAATATAATTACAGTTATAGTTATATGCTACACATAAGCAAAATGTGGTACAATGTATGAgacacagatgttgccaggagTCAGATAACAAGGTTATAGAGCAACAACATGGGATTTACTGGAATTAAAAgaagttaaaatgtttttgtttatatatCAGCTGACCCAAACTGTCAAAATGACTAAAAGAGTTTCAGTCAAGGCAGCCATCAAATGTACTGAATAAAGAAGCAGTTCAGTCACAAGAAGGAACAACATCTGTGTATAATAGCAGCAGAAAGCCGTGTCAATTTTTATGAAACGCATTTGTCTCAGTTACTAATTCTGGCTTAGTGAGTTCTCTTCAGCTCCTGAATTATCAGCGTAACACAGTGGGATGATAAAAGGACTGGGGATCTCAGTGCATTTGCACCCACTGGCTAAATGAGTGTGTTTGCAGAGCCCCTGTAATCACAACTCGTCCGCAACAACCACACCGTCGTGGAGGATCCCAGAGTATTTCACAGCACTTTGATCTTCACTGAGCGAGTGAACGGTGCGCAGAGGCCCGGGGAGCATGGCTTCCAAGCTTTTCACAAACGCAGGCTGATGACAAATACCCGACAATCCCAGATGACAAAAAGTGTGGACCTCTGCCAAGTGTGCATCTGGATCCTTTGTTCATCTGTGCAACTGTTGTAGCTGCTAATAAGGACCTTGATGTGGCTGCTACATTACTCTGTTCTCCTTGAACAGGAGTTCACCTCCTTTTCTACTGAAGCCAAAATCTGGCGCAATATCTGGCCTGTGATCTGTGTCAGGCCTGTGACATACTTTCATATCAATTATGATCTGCCGGTAAAAACACTTCCACCAGCATTTAAAGAGACCACTGTCCCAAAAAAGGGACTTGACCAGTTGGATGCACATTTCTGTCGCATCAAGCACTCGgaaataacaatatataatgGATGATAAAACACGTTCCTCTGAAATACTGCACAATAATTGCCAATGGTGTGACaaaaaggaatcacaaaatcaTCTTGCTGTGTACCGCCATCTTCCATCCTCTATTTCCTCTTCTGTGTGTGCGTCACCAGCTGCAGTCTTAACAACCTTGTCCTGCAAACACTGGCTTGTATATTTAAATCATTCTCTACTCTATACTATTTTTGAACCCACATTTCACCCATCCACTCTACAGCCAAAACAGCCCCTGCAGTTTCATACTGACGTTGGGCCACAGTCTCGTCACAGTCTAGGATGACTTCTGTTATGATATTGGTGCCATAGAAATGTGACTttacaaattattatttcaCCTTTTTTAGATTATAAGGATTCAAGAAATTGCTTTAATAAATGTTCAATTTGATCTTCAAGAAAATTAGTCTAAAAAAAGACCTATACAAAATATTTTATCTGGTCCTGAAACTAAAGCTGGTGCTGAATTGAGCCTATAGGACCTTAATCCCATAATCCCAGGAATAGAACAAGGATTAGGGCATAAAATTCGAAGTGAGTCTTGAGTGGTGGGTTGTACTGAGACTGAGCTGCTTGAAAAATAATAGAATTGAAACCCTGGTATCACAGCAAGTTTCTACCAAACAAGATTCCATTTAAATTTTTTGGGAGCGCATTGAAAGAAAGATACTACTCTCCAAAACACAGGGTGTGGAGCGAAATGTGGCTtcaactgagaaaaaaaaatggctgagtGTTCAACAATAACATCTGTACCGCAGAAACCAAACCACATGGTGCACAACGACACACAATATATCAGTGTATGTAGTTCTGGTAAGCAGTTTACACCCACAAGCTGACCAGTGCTGATAAAAACGTGTTCACGGGCTGCAGAGTAATAACAAATGGTTTGAGAGAGACACTGGAGAAGCCACATACATCAAACTGCAGGAGTGTGAGGACGTTGATACTTTGCCAGAGACATCagaattgtattttcacagtaaAATCAGTTCTACTACAGTGCAAACTACAAATATAGGGCATTGAATACATGAACAAACTGTCAGTATTATTGGTGCAATGCAATCTTACATCCATGAAACCACTTTCAGTCATGAATGACAAATGAGGACTACAAACTGCAAATAAACCAAGAGAGTAGATGAATATTAGTGATGTTATGCATagttgaaaacaataaaaatatggcAGGTACATGTTCCAACTGCTGTTAACAATCGTTATTTTAGGAATTGCATTCTTGATTTAGCTTACAGAGCAACACCTTTGCAATGACATTTGCGTTGAATTCCAACTTTTGATGCAAAAATATTCTATTTTACATCTTTATGTACTGAAAAGTAACAATTCCCTCCATTGCCCATGCATGAGCATCTTATTTTACAGCTTATTTAAGATTCCATGTTCATCTAGTTTGCAGGAGGAATGGTTGTTGCTGTGAAAGTTAAATTCCTTTATTGAAAGCTAATGAAGGCGGCCCACATTGTTTAAACAGATTTTTCCAGAAAGCACAGTTTAGGAAATGTGATTCTTCAATTTAGAAATAAATGACtggaatttcattttgaaaagctGCAAATACAGTCAGAAAAGAGTGACAGCTCTGATGTCAatgaagaacaacaaaatgGTTCACTGAACGCTCTGAAACCTCTAATTTCTTAAATTGCTTAAACTCTCCCTGTAACCAATTGTAAGCCTTAATAGTGCTTAATACACCAAAACCACTCACAAGCACACTGTTAGTGTGTATGGGAATGACTGTATGCAGACTGACCCAGAGTGAGTAGGTAGGCTGGAGTGGATCctttggtccttgagaagaagcTTGAGGTTGAGATGGGGAGGTCACTTCACTCGACTGTATCAGGGACTGAGCTTGAGGCCAGACAAAGTCATAGTCCGTGTGCATTTCCGAGCGCTTCCGCCTCTGAATGATCTAGgaaatgaacatgaacaaaaatgatGTGCTCACAATACTATGTTGTATTATGATTCTAGAATCACATATTAACCATTTGACAGTAGGTTGACCCTTACTCTTATATAATCGGAAGATTCCGCACAAAACAGCATCAAATGGGTTTGACCTACTTTTTGCACGATGGCTGTAGCAAGTTCCTCTATGAGCTCCTCTTTGTGGTCCCGCAAATAACGGGCCTCATTCTGCTTCTCCTGTTCACAGAGATTGCAGCGTATTTTTCCATTGTACGGATCAAAACTGAAGACAGACCTCATACAAAGATGATAAGAATCGCAATGTGAGCTCTTACTAAACTGTCACTGAACTCCTCTGCCTTGGCGATGGCTTCTTCTATAGCTTCTTCAGCAACACGTAGGGCGACTGTGAGCGTCTCTGCCATACTGTGACCTGATGACAGAGTAAAACCACAACATCAGGTGCTGGGCTAACCACAAGTCTGCTTATAGATAAGACTGGATAAGATCAGATGCTCTTCAGATGAGACGCAcgaagacaaagtgcaggtaAGTGATAGCAGATAACATAACAAAATAGATAAAGTGAAAGCTATTTTAGCTGATTAAATCCTAAAAACTAGGATTGACTGATGGCAGTCAGCATTCGCTTTGCTTCACTTCTGGCATCTATCACCTTAAATGAGAAGAGGAACGA encodes:
- the myripb gene encoding rab effector MyRIP isoform X1, whose translation is MGRKLDLSGLTDDEAEHVLKVVQRDMKLRKKEEERLSEMKQELAEEGSRCSILSKQHRFNEHCCIRCCAPFTFLLNPKRQCVDCQYNVCKTCCTYSKRDKAWVCSACQKGRVLRTQSLEWYYNNVKSRFKRFGSAKVLKTLYRKHIIERGAFSELPESSVHEGSIGNDNDGSICGSDSAFYKQSEGHSMAETLTVALRVAEEAIEEAIAKAEEFSDSLEKQNEARYLRDHKEELIEELATAIVQKIIQRRKRSEMHTDYDFVWPQAQSLIQSSEVTSPSQPQASSQGPKDPLQPTYSLWRSRSAFSLTSDDSPEKGPEDEGAVGLQEYASLKREAKATSLPNWKSVDRLDNSSASSVLQSPDGNWIALHSSQHSRPSLLTKRKSLVFSVLEKESGVVSAYDEMGSDSEENDEGSWGTALRQFRRKLSDETYYTDSQHDPEWTYTQHLPVTSPSSGQYTNTETLNSDSEASSVLSAQPRKPPHHLLGKKGMSDTHLHPYHTPSYSQHLHKNFSPHPLLSEALDVNFNPRVMGDSSEAEEKQNDPVRRARRRRRSKRDSSTESKPGNPTQSIYPLAQENSDFLLNELLKRSFSEEQAESDTKPVTASGHEAFKCDAMRSEPEDLDTIAPNPAVPSPPSLPCALTPLSQNSPSTLVLVSDPSHPLEEELRCRLNRLVVCANSRDSSSEDDETKSSADKPLEKESKTNQENQMAKESEKQNVECMVNDNCHEGNEESANTEESGFVLEFSERGMKSPSLDEEPLSDRCEEKVEDWEPKRRPGKRQSKRQHRRAMDTEAEFSGSGTSSAAVTPSSQEGVLADNQEQHIDMEQQQRLELLSSLIHQKYSAASLCSITTEVLKVLNATEELIGEAGGDSGGQSESSAMSPISSSSETRRLDQRLTKMEENVYLAAGAVYGLEGALGDLEQCARSISSGTSETELAFLEDQVATAAAQVQQSELQISNIEARISALKTAGLNVTACNRFSKFKPRVKPQTLDSSRHQRRKLPAPPLKDKSEPEQHVKVFGP
- the myripb gene encoding rab effector MyRIP isoform X2; translation: MGRKLDLSGLTDDEAEHVLKVVQRDMKLRKKEEERLSEMKQELAEEGSRCSILSKQHRFNEHCCIRCCAPFTFLLNPKRQCVDCQYNVCKTCCTYSKRDKAWVCSACQKGRVLRTQSLEWYYNNVKSRFKRFGSAKVLKTLYRKHIIERGAFSELPESSVHEGSIGNDNDGSICGSDSAFYKQSEGHSMAETLTVALRVAEEAIEEAIAKAEEFSDSLEKQNEARYLRDHKEELIEELATAIVQKIIQRRKRSEMHTDYDFVWPQAQSLIQSSEVTSPSQPQASSQGPKDPLQPTYSLWRSRSAFSLTSDDSPEKGPEDEGAVGLQEYASLKREAKATSLPNWKSVDRLDNSSASSVLQSPDGNWIALHSSQHSRPSLLTKRKSLVFSVLEKESGVVSAYDEMGSDSEENDEGSWGTALRQFRRKLSDETYYTDSQHDPEWTYTQHLPVTSPSSGQYTNTETLNSDSEASSVLSAQPRKPPHHLLGKKGMSDTHLHPYHTPSYSQHLHKNFSPHPLLSEALDVNFNPRVMGDSSEAEEKQNDPVRRARRRRRSKRDSSTESKPGNPTQSIYPLAQENSDFLLNELLKRSFSEEQAESDTKPVTASGHEAFKCDAMRSEPEDLDTIAPNPAVPSPPSLPCALTPLSQNSPSTLVLVSDPSHPLEEELRCRLNRLVVCANSRDSSSEDDETKSSADKPLEKESKTNQENQMAKESEKQNVECMVNDNCHEGNEESANTEESGFVLEFSERGMKSPSLDEEPLSDRCEEKVEDWEPKRRPGKRQSKRQHRRAMDTEAEFSGSGTSSAAVTPSSQEGVLADNQKYSAASLCSITTEVLKVLNATEELIGEAGGDSGGQSESSAMSPISSSSETRRLDQRLTKMEENVYLAAGAVYGLEGALGDLEQCARSISSGTSETELAFLEDQVATAAAQVQQSELQISNIEARISALKTAGLNVTACNRFSKFKPRVKPQTLDSSRHQRRKLPAPPLKDKSEPEQHVKVFGP